From Ananas comosus cultivar F153 linkage group 8, ASM154086v1, whole genome shotgun sequence, one genomic window encodes:
- the LOC109713559 gene encoding geraniol 8-hydroxylase-like has translation MDLISLLAVPLCICSILIFFYVRASSSSSSSKSPFAHRRRLPPGPRPLPVVGSLLELGDSPHRAFARLAAGYGPLISLRLGRVTTVVASSPDAARDVLQKHDAAFSDRSVPDAVRARGHHRYSVPWLPPARRWRRLRGVCTAELFTPQRLDAQKSLRHDKIRELRDYVSDCSASSSAVDVGRAAFATSLNLLSRTIFSVDLVDLRSGSSSGEFKAAVEEIMVVAGTPNISDFFPGVAALDLQGKRRRMAVLLGKLHRIFDEQIDRRLRSTADAGESPAQDFLSVLLKCRIQEDDGPPTELDRPALRSLFTDLFAAGSDTSSNTVEWAMAELLRSPRSMAAAREELARVIGPRREVEESDVAQLLYLQAVVKETLRLHPPAPFLLPRRAVTDVEVGGCTIPADAQVLVNVWAMGRDPAVWARPEEFAPERFLNDAARDKDFRGKDFDLLPFGAGRRICPGLPLAARMVHLMLAALLHGFDRALPDGGAGGGVDMTGKFGVTLAKAVPLRAMAAPA, from the exons ATGgatctcatttctcttctcgCCGTTCCCTTATGCATATGCTCTATTCTAATATTCTTCTATGTTCGAGCtagtagcagtagcagtagtAGTAAATCGCCGTTTGCACATCGTCGCCGCCTCCCGCCTGGCCCGAGGCCCCTCCCCGTAGTCGGGAGCCTCCTCGAGCTCGGCGACAGCCCCCACCGTGCCTTTGCGCGCCTCGCCGCCGGCTACGGGCCCCTCATCTCCCTCCGCCTTGGCCGCGTGACCACCGTCGTAGCCTCCTCCCCCGACGCCGCCCGCGACGTCCTCCAAAAGCACGACGCAGCCTTCTCGGACCGCTCCGTCCCCGACGCCGTCCGCGCCCGTGGCCACCACCGCTACTCCGTCCCGTGGCTGCCGCCGGCCCGCCGCTGGCGCCGCCTCCGCGGGGTGTGCACCGCCGAGCTCTTCACGCCGCAGCGCCTGGACGCGCAGAAGTCCCTCCGCCACGACAAGATTCGCGAACTCCGCGACTACGTGTCCGACTGCAGCGCGAGCAGTTCTGCCGTAGATGTCGGCCGGGCGGCGTTCGCGACGAGCCTCAACCTGCTGTCGCGCACGATCTTCTCCGTCGACCTCGTCGACCTCCGGTCCGGATCGTCCTCCGGAGAATTCaaggcggcggtggaggagatCATGGTGGTGGCGGGGACTCCGAACATCTCCGACTTCTTCCCGGGGGTCGCCGCACTCGACCTCCAGGGCAAGCGGCGCCGGATGGCGGTTCTCTTAGGGAAGCTTCACCGGATCTTCGACGAGCAGATTGACCGGCGCCTGCGGAGCACCGCCGACGCCGGAGAATCGCCGGCGCAGGACTTCTTGAGTGTACTTCTCAAGTGCCGGATCCAAGAAGACGACGGCCCGCCGACGGAGCTTGACCGCCCAGCTCTGAGATCATTATTCAcg GATCTGTTCGCGGCGGGGAGCGACACGAGCTCGAACACGGTGGAATGGGCGATGGCGGAGCTTCTGCGGAGCCCACGGTCGATGGCGGCGGCTCGCGAGGAGCTGGCGCGGGTGATCGGCCCGAGACGAGAGGTCGAGGAGTCCGACGTCGCGCAACTCCTCTACCTCCAAGCCGTCGTCAAAGAGACCCTCCGCCTCCACCCTCCGGCGCCCTTCCTTCTCCCGCGCCGCGCCGTCACGGACGTCGAGGTCGGAGGCTGCACGATCCCGGCGGACGCGCAGGTGCTGGTCAACGTGTGGGCGATGGGGCGCGACCCGGCCGTGTGGGCGAGGCCGGAGGAGTTCGCGCCGGAGAGGTTCCTGAACGACGCGGCCAGGGATAAGGATTTTCGAGGGAAGGATTTCGACCTGCTGCCGTTCGGCGCTGGGCGGCGGATCTGCCCGGGATTGCCGCTGGCGGCGCGGATGGTGCACCTCATGCTCGCGGCGCTGCTGCACGGGTTTGACCGGGCCTTGCCGgacggcggcgccggcggcggcgtcgaCATGACGGGGAAGTTCGGGGTGACGCTCGCAAAGGCCGTACCTCTCCGTGCCATGGCGGCCCCCGCTTAG